Proteins encoded within one genomic window of Desulfonatronospira thiodismutans ASO3-1:
- a CDS encoding HAD-IIB family hydrolase — protein MTNIRRRKDGLYLVHLSIHGLVRGFDMELGRDSDTGGQVKYVVELARALGKNPRVARMDLLTRKVLDSKVDNSYGKTIEKLGDKANIVRIECGPKRYLRKEVLWPYLDEFTDKALQYFRRVGMVPDIIHGHYADAGLAGSKLAQHLGVPLIFTGHSLGRIKKQSLLEHGRNEATIESRYNMSTRIEAEEVALGNASLVITSTAQERDEQYKEYENYHPRRMRIIPPGIDLDRFYPYKSDQKKPRIAHELDRFLQKSNKPMVLALSRPDERKNITTLVEAFGESPELREAANLVIIAGNREDIVRMDKGPKRVLTRILMLVDKYDLYGQAAYPKKHAADDVPELYRYAAQRRGVFINPAMTEPFGLTLIEAGATGLPLVATDDGGPREIIGKCANGTLIDPLDKEAMVNALLALVRDRENWKKHSRAGIKGVKKYFSWDAHTKTYLREIQKLRPRRKEEEPRLPIIKSKLPVAEKVLITDIDNTLLGDHEGVKDLLDILSSMQEELVFGVATGRSLESTLNILAKENVPVPDILITSVGSEIYYGPNILKDHAWSRHIAYRWKPGAIAEVMKEVPGVQMQAQENQREFKLSYNYTPGKYPGIRYVRRLLRQKDLHAKMIHSHNQFLDFLPVRASKGLAIRYLCMKWGVDMKKVLVAGDSGNDREMLLGSMLGVIVGNYSQELKNMPVTSNVYFASDYYARGIIEGMQYFGFLEEG, from the coding sequence ATGACCAACATCAGACGCCGCAAAGACGGTCTGTACCTGGTGCACCTGAGCATTCACGGCCTGGTGCGGGGTTTTGACATGGAACTGGGCCGGGATTCGGACACTGGCGGCCAGGTCAAGTATGTTGTGGAACTGGCCAGGGCCCTGGGTAAAAATCCCAGGGTGGCCAGGATGGATCTGCTTACCAGAAAGGTCCTGGATTCCAAGGTGGACAACAGCTACGGCAAAACCATCGAGAAGCTGGGGGATAAGGCCAATATCGTGCGCATAGAGTGCGGTCCCAAGAGGTACCTGCGCAAGGAAGTGCTCTGGCCCTATCTGGATGAGTTCACGGACAAGGCCCTGCAGTACTTCAGGCGGGTGGGCATGGTGCCGGATATAATCCACGGACACTACGCCGATGCCGGCCTGGCAGGGTCAAAACTGGCCCAGCACCTGGGGGTGCCTCTTATCTTTACCGGGCATTCACTGGGGCGCATAAAAAAGCAGAGCCTGCTGGAACATGGCCGCAACGAGGCCACCATAGAATCCAGATACAACATGTCCACCAGGATCGAGGCCGAGGAAGTAGCCCTGGGTAATGCTTCCCTGGTAATCACCAGCACAGCCCAGGAACGTGACGAACAATATAAAGAATACGAGAATTATCACCCCAGGAGGATGCGCATCATACCTCCAGGGATAGACCTTGATCGCTTCTATCCCTACAAATCGGATCAGAAGAAGCCCCGGATCGCCCACGAGCTGGACAGGTTTCTGCAGAAGTCCAATAAGCCCATGGTTCTGGCCCTTTCCCGTCCCGACGAGCGCAAGAATATCACCACCCTGGTGGAAGCCTTCGGAGAGAGCCCGGAACTGCGAGAAGCGGCCAACCTGGTGATTATCGCGGGAAACCGTGAAGATATAGTTAGAATGGACAAGGGCCCCAAAAGAGTACTGACCAGGATTCTGATGCTGGTGGACAAGTATGATCTTTACGGTCAGGCAGCATATCCCAAGAAGCATGCAGCTGACGATGTGCCTGAGCTGTACCGCTACGCTGCTCAACGGCGCGGGGTATTTATCAATCCAGCCATGACCGAACCTTTCGGCTTGACGCTTATTGAAGCAGGTGCTACCGGCCTGCCCCTGGTGGCCACCGATGATGGAGGGCCCAGGGAGATAATAGGCAAATGCGCCAACGGCACACTCATCGATCCCCTGGACAAGGAGGCCATGGTCAACGCCCTTCTGGCCCTGGTGAGGGACAGGGAAAACTGGAAGAAGCACTCCAGGGCAGGCATTAAAGGGGTTAAAAAATATTTTTCATGGGATGCTCATACAAAGACCTATCTGCGCGAGATCCAGAAGCTGCGTCCCCGCAGGAAGGAAGAAGAGCCCAGGCTGCCCATAATCAAGAGCAAGCTGCCTGTGGCGGAAAAAGTTCTGATCACTGACATAGACAATACCCTTCTCGGTGACCACGAAGGGGTCAAGGATCTTCTGGATATCCTGAGCAGTATGCAGGAAGAGCTGGTTTTCGGAGTGGCCACGGGCAGGAGCCTGGAGAGTACCCTGAATATCCTGGCCAAAGAAAACGTACCTGTCCCGGATATTCTCATCACCTCGGTTGGCAGCGAAATATATTACGGGCCGAACATACTCAAGGATCATGCCTGGAGCAGGCATATCGCCTACCGCTGGAAGCCCGGGGCCATTGCAGAGGTCATGAAGGAAGTGCCGGGAGTGCAGATGCAGGCCCAGGAGAATCAAAGAGAATTCAAGCTGAGCTACAACTACACCCCTGGAAAGTACCCGGGGATCAGATACGTACGCAGGCTCCTGCGCCAGAAAGACCTGCATGCAAAAATGATTCACTCCCATAACCAGTTTCTGGATTTTCTGCCGGTAAGGGCCTCCAAAGGCCTGGCCATCCGGTATCTGTGCATGAAATGGGGCGTGGATATGAAAAAGGTCCTGGTGGCCGGAGATTCCGGCAATGACCGGGAAATGCTTCTGGGCAGCATGCTGGGAGTGATTGTGGGCAACTACAGCCAGGAGCTCAAGAATATGCCCGTGACTTCGAATGTTTATTTTGCATCTGACTATTATGCCCGGGGCATAATCGAGGGCATGCAGTATTTCGGATTTCTGGAGGAAGGATAA
- a CDS encoding carbohydrate kinase family protein translates to MHENAFDRVLVFGEVLFDIFPDQSRVIGGAPFNAARHLQGLGLDPFFVSRVGRDAPGEEVREQMQLWGMNRQGLQVDQDRPTGMVLVRFKGDEPYYEIKEEVAFDYIEQDQEQSSFEGRTLFYHGTLAARSSISASTLYALAQKKDQEVFCDINLRDPWWSRELVRDILSWCSYLKVNLDELEEVASILEIREEGLQARARMVQKVCGLKCLVLTMGGDGAMLFPGDREHLFAAAPKVSSFEDAVGAGDSFSAIFLMGLCRGWSWESILQRAVRIAAEVCSIKGAVPEEKDFYSRFARSVMHDGP, encoded by the coding sequence ATGCATGAAAATGCTTTTGACAGGGTCCTGGTTTTCGGGGAGGTCCTTTTTGATATCTTCCCGGACCAGTCCAGGGTAATCGGGGGTGCCCCCTTTAATGCAGCCCGTCACCTGCAGGGTCTGGGGCTGGATCCTTTTTTTGTGAGCAGAGTGGGCAGGGATGCTCCAGGAGAGGAGGTCCGGGAGCAGATGCAGCTGTGGGGGATGAACCGGCAGGGCCTGCAGGTGGACCAGGACAGGCCCACCGGTATGGTGTTGGTCAGGTTTAAAGGTGACGAGCCTTATTATGAGATTAAAGAAGAGGTTGCTTTCGATTATATTGAACAAGACCAGGAGCAGAGTTCTTTTGAGGGAAGAACGCTTTTCTACCACGGAACTCTGGCGGCCCGCAGCAGCATTTCAGCCAGCACTCTTTATGCCCTGGCTCAAAAAAAAGACCAGGAAGTGTTCTGCGATATCAACCTGCGTGATCCCTGGTGGAGCAGGGAGCTGGTCAGGGATATCCTGTCCTGGTGTAGCTACTTGAAGGTCAATCTGGATGAGCTTGAAGAGGTGGCCTCAATCCTGGAAATCAGGGAAGAGGGTCTCCAGGCCAGGGCCAGGATGGTGCAGAAGGTCTGCGGGCTAAAATGCCTGGTACTGACCATGGGTGGTGATGGGGCCATGCTTTTTCCCGGAGACCGGGAGCATCTTTTTGCTGCCGCACCGAAAGTAAGTTCTTTCGAGGATGCAGTTGGAGCCGGAGATTCATTCAGCGCCATATTTCTGATGGGCCTTTGCAGGGGCTGGTCATGGGAAAGTATCCTGCAAAGAGCGGTGCGCATTGCTGCGGAAGTATGCTCCATCAAGGGGGCGGTGCCGGAGGAAAAGGACTTTTACAGCAGGTTTGCCCGGTCCGTGATGCATGACGGCCCTTGA
- the tilS gene encoding tRNA lysidine(34) synthetase TilS: MRYSKIQDLPTKWAHFCLNISSFVHRQAGVSLKGKKVLAGFSGGPDSAALVLAMHYLAPSLNMKLEAAYLDHGLRREAGEDLALVQDTCSQLSMKLHLGRSNVSRLAGRGRGGIEETARRLRYRYLHGVARKTGADYVLTGHHLNDLAEDILMRLQRGTGWPGLSGMRAYVPERRILRPLLMIPRKCIMDFLETAGQGYVLDATNKDKTFLRNRVRMSLVPEFEAINPGFLKSIANIWRLGRVDADYWDHILEEARQDVQEEDLVPGDLLSGMHQAARMRLYKKTLDSLGPGQALVENIFKLDELWQSRKTGARVQFPGDKEALISREGIEFRHISHGTEKKGS; this comes from the coding sequence ATGCGCTACTCAAAAATTCAGGACCTGCCCACAAAGTGGGCGCATTTCTGTCTGAACATCTCCTCTTTCGTGCACAGGCAAGCCGGTGTGAGTCTTAAAGGCAAAAAAGTCCTGGCCGGTTTCTCCGGAGGGCCGGATTCGGCAGCCCTTGTCCTGGCTATGCATTATCTGGCTCCCAGCCTGAACATGAAGCTGGAGGCAGCTTATCTGGACCATGGTCTGCGCAGGGAAGCCGGGGAAGATCTGGCCCTGGTGCAGGATACCTGTTCTCAACTGAGCATGAAATTGCACCTGGGCCGAAGCAATGTATCCAGGCTGGCGGGCAGGGGAAGGGGGGGCATTGAAGAGACCGCCCGCAGACTGCGCTACAGGTACCTGCATGGTGTGGCCAGGAAGACCGGAGCTGATTATGTCCTTACGGGGCACCACTTAAATGATCTGGCCGAGGACATTCTCATGCGTCTGCAAAGAGGTACAGGTTGGCCGGGGCTGTCAGGGATGCGGGCTTATGTGCCGGAAAGAAGGATTTTAAGGCCCCTTTTAATGATTCCCAGGAAGTGCATCATGGATTTTCTGGAGACTGCGGGCCAGGGTTATGTGCTTGATGCCACCAACAAAGACAAAACCTTCCTGCGCAACAGGGTAAGGATGTCTCTGGTTCCGGAGTTTGAAGCAATAAATCCCGGTTTTCTGAAATCCATTGCCAATATCTGGAGGCTGGGCCGGGTGGATGCAGATTACTGGGATCATATCCTTGAAGAAGCCCGGCAGGATGTTCAAGAAGAAGATTTAGTGCCCGGGGATTTGCTTTCCGGTATGCACCAGGCTGCCAGGATGCGCTTGTACAAAAAAACACTGGACTCTCTGGGGCCGGGACAGGCCCTGGTGGAGAATATATTCAAGCTGGATGAGCTGTGGCAGAGCCGGAAGACCGGGGCCAGGGTGCAGTTTCCCGGGGACAAGGAGGCTTTAATCAGCAGGGAAGGGATAGAGTTCAGACATATATCCCATGGGACTGAAAAAAAAGGAAGTTAA
- a CDS encoding DEAD/DEAH box helicase, translating to MLSPEEQKAQDIIQKFIHDNIPEYILENAQELYSENGIHKINVNQRDQYLDLEGRIQGEDFQVYNSEIGLNLDSETINFHCNCPESFTGICKHIGATALKFLAGLREETGEDTPVTRTEWRHTFRIYFATELEPEPGQHYLVYRFFPEPGRLQVEFYRARQNKNGLSSVLNPVTLEQIIRNPNWCEISPQLPDVVTQIGYSLDYFGHRVEIPPGLLTWFFWSIRNEYYLFWEDTEQPVRVETTSMRLQLSPRLTDEGLGFDIMLGREGKLPFSISGEKAFFYGQLPLWVCWKNSFYPVQTGLNPALVQELVSEQPVIPHSEISEFLDRVWTRIHTSDLYGHEEFLERMSPIFVPAVFNPKLYLDEEGSLLTLQIQNVYETEHGEITLPGPNQDLQTGSYQFEGKSFLVRREQAKEEELLSNLQNIGFQSRNNNMWFLEPEEAITFLLDSYPRLVEQYRVYGEKNLTRYRVRLSPPNVVAKVDTSKDDKWFNLDIKVEYDDIRVPIEKIWKAWIQGKRYIQLKDGSYTSLPESWIKKLEHKLQTMGLDPQKAPKKKFQNHEVPVLENILDDIDNVQADSFWNELREKIHSFKEVRQIDPPQGLNAELRPYQQQGLSYLNFLYEYRFGGILADEMGLGKTIQTLAFLQKLKEQGKKGPSMIVVPTSVLTNWEREAQKFVPSMQRLLIYGSRRSGMFKKIKQSDLIITTYALLRRDLEELQEHEYNAIILDEAQNIKNPNTITARSVRKLQADFKLCLSGTPIENNLLELWSLFEFLMPGFLGSQHAFQKGFVKPIKDGDEESLAYLRNRVKPFIMRRTKIEVAQELPPKVENVYYSALMDDQLDLYSALAKKLKEQVLQRVDEKGISASQMSILDALLKLRQICCHPRLLRLNMPGLNNNIPSGKFEAFKDLTTNIIEDGHKVLVFSQFVQMLHIIRSWLNMNEIPHAYLDGSSKDRLEQVDLFNNNPDIPVFLISLKAGGTGLNLTAADYVIHYDPWWNPAVENQATDRTHRIGQTKQVFSYKMICENTVEEKILKLQEQKKGVAEAVIPGQNAWKSLTRDDLEMLFEV from the coding sequence ATGCTCAGTCCCGAAGAACAAAAAGCACAGGATATCATTCAAAAATTTATTCACGACAACATACCTGAATATATTCTGGAAAACGCCCAGGAACTCTACTCCGAAAACGGCATCCACAAGATTAATGTCAATCAGAGGGATCAGTACCTTGATCTGGAAGGCAGGATCCAGGGAGAGGATTTTCAGGTATACAACTCCGAAATCGGTCTCAACCTGGACAGTGAAACCATAAACTTTCACTGCAACTGCCCGGAGTCTTTTACCGGAATCTGCAAACATATTGGTGCCACCGCCCTGAAGTTTCTTGCCGGACTAAGAGAAGAAACAGGTGAAGACACACCTGTCACCAGGACTGAATGGCGGCACACCTTTCGCATATACTTTGCCACCGAGCTGGAGCCCGAGCCGGGTCAACATTACCTGGTTTACAGGTTTTTTCCGGAACCCGGACGACTGCAGGTGGAATTCTACCGGGCCAGGCAGAACAAAAACGGGCTTTCATCGGTACTCAATCCCGTTACCCTGGAGCAGATCATCCGCAACCCCAACTGGTGCGAAATATCCCCCCAGCTTCCGGATGTAGTAACCCAGATAGGCTATTCCCTGGACTATTTCGGACACCGGGTGGAAATACCTCCCGGCCTTTTGACCTGGTTTTTCTGGAGCATCAGAAACGAGTATTATCTGTTCTGGGAAGACACAGAGCAGCCGGTACGCGTGGAAACCACATCCATGCGCCTGCAGCTTAGCCCCAGGCTTACAGATGAAGGCCTGGGGTTTGATATCATGCTTGGACGCGAAGGCAAGCTGCCTTTTTCCATCTCAGGAGAAAAAGCATTCTTTTACGGCCAGCTGCCCTTGTGGGTCTGCTGGAAAAACAGCTTCTATCCAGTGCAGACGGGTCTCAACCCCGCCCTGGTGCAGGAACTGGTCTCAGAACAGCCTGTTATTCCCCATAGTGAAATTTCTGAATTTCTGGACAGAGTCTGGACCAGGATTCACACTTCCGACCTATACGGCCATGAAGAGTTTCTGGAGCGCATGTCCCCCATTTTTGTACCAGCCGTGTTCAATCCCAAGCTCTACCTGGACGAGGAGGGCAGCCTGCTTACGCTTCAGATCCAGAATGTATATGAAACAGAGCACGGAGAAATCACCCTTCCCGGTCCCAACCAGGACCTGCAGACCGGGAGTTATCAGTTCGAGGGCAAGTCATTTCTGGTGCGCAGAGAACAGGCCAAAGAAGAAGAACTTCTGTCCAACCTGCAGAACATCGGTTTCCAATCCAGAAACAACAACATGTGGTTTCTGGAGCCTGAAGAGGCCATAACCTTCCTGCTGGATTCCTATCCCAGACTTGTGGAACAGTACCGGGTATACGGGGAAAAGAACCTTACCCGGTACCGGGTGAGGCTGAGCCCCCCCAATGTTGTGGCCAAAGTGGACACCTCCAAAGACGACAAGTGGTTCAACCTGGACATCAAAGTCGAATACGACGATATACGGGTACCCATAGAGAAGATATGGAAGGCCTGGATCCAGGGCAAGCGCTATATCCAGCTCAAGGATGGCTCCTACACCAGTCTGCCCGAATCCTGGATTAAAAAGCTGGAACACAAGCTGCAGACCATGGGGCTTGACCCGCAGAAAGCCCCCAAAAAGAAATTTCAGAATCACGAAGTGCCTGTACTGGAAAACATTCTGGATGACATTGACAATGTTCAGGCCGACTCCTTCTGGAACGAACTGCGGGAAAAAATCCATTCCTTCAAAGAAGTCAGGCAGATTGATCCCCCTCAGGGTCTTAACGCAGAACTGCGCCCTTATCAGCAGCAGGGACTGAGCTACCTGAATTTTCTTTATGAATACCGTTTCGGGGGAATACTGGCCGATGAAATGGGCCTGGGCAAAACCATCCAGACCCTGGCCTTTTTACAGAAACTAAAGGAGCAAGGCAAAAAAGGCCCCTCCATGATAGTGGTCCCCACTTCGGTTCTGACCAACTGGGAACGTGAGGCGCAGAAATTCGTACCCTCCATGCAGCGTCTGCTCATTTATGGATCCAGAAGATCGGGCATGTTCAAAAAAATTAAACAATCCGATCTGATCATTACTACTTACGCCCTGCTGCGCCGTGACCTGGAAGAACTCCAGGAACATGAATACAATGCCATTATCCTGGACGAAGCCCAGAACATCAAAAACCCCAATACAATAACCGCACGCTCTGTGCGCAAGCTCCAGGCGGATTTCAAGCTTTGCCTGTCCGGGACACCCATAGAAAACAACCTGCTGGAACTCTGGTCACTTTTCGAATTTCTCATGCCCGGTTTCCTTGGATCGCAGCACGCCTTTCAGAAAGGCTTTGTAAAGCCCATAAAGGACGGGGACGAAGAAAGCCTTGCTTACCTGCGCAACCGGGTAAAACCCTTTATAATGCGCCGGACCAAGATCGAGGTGGCCCAGGAACTGCCGCCCAAGGTGGAAAACGTATACTACAGCGCCCTGATGGATGATCAGCTTGACCTCTACTCCGCCCTGGCCAAAAAGCTCAAGGAGCAGGTCCTGCAAAGGGTGGACGAAAAGGGAATATCCGCCAGCCAGATGTCCATACTGGACGCCTTGCTCAAGCTGCGCCAGATATGCTGCCACCCCAGGCTTCTGCGGCTGAATATGCCCGGGCTGAACAACAACATTCCTTCAGGGAAGTTTGAAGCCTTCAAAGACCTTACCACCAACATAATCGAGGACGGACACAAGGTCCTGGTATTCTCCCAGTTTGTCCAGATGCTGCATATCATCCGTTCCTGGCTGAATATGAACGAGATCCCCCATGCCTACCTGGACGGTTCCAGTAAGGACCGCCTGGAGCAGGTGGATCTGTTCAACAACAACCCGGACATCCCTGTTTTCCTCATATCCCTCAAGGCGGGGGGTACAGGGCTGAACCTGACAGCTGCCGACTATGTCATCCACTATGATCCCTGGTGGAACCCGGCGGTGGAAAACCAGGCCACAGACAGGACGCACCGTATAGGCCAGACCAAGCAGGTGTTCTCCTACAAGATGATCTGTGAAAACACCGTTGAAGAAAAGATCCTCAAGCTCCAGGAACAGAAAAAGGGAGTTGCCGAAGCCGTCATTCCCGGTCAGAACGCCTGGAAATCCCTGACCCGGGACGACCTGGAAATGCTTTTTGAAGTATAA
- a CDS encoding tRNA (cytidine(34)-2'-O)-methyltransferase: MHIVLYQPRIPPNTGAIARLCAATRTPLHLVGPLGFSLDDKYLKRAGLDYWEHVELTLWKNWEEYRQNLDKSHRLIMTSARQGADYTRHSYSFQDHLILGPETWGLPEKITSQADHLIRIPIWGEVRSLNLSNAAGIILYEGYRQLGMPPAHF, from the coding sequence ATGCACATCGTACTCTATCAGCCCCGGATACCGCCAAACACCGGGGCTATAGCCAGGTTATGCGCCGCCACCCGGACTCCGCTTCACCTGGTGGGGCCACTGGGATTCAGCCTGGATGACAAGTATCTCAAAAGGGCCGGGCTTGATTACTGGGAACACGTTGAGCTGACCTTGTGGAAAAACTGGGAAGAATACCGGCAGAACTTAGATAAAAGCCACAGGCTGATAATGACCAGTGCCAGGCAGGGTGCAGACTATACCCGGCACTCCTACTCCTTCCAGGACCACCTGATTCTGGGTCCCGAGACCTGGGGTCTACCCGAAAAGATAACCTCCCAGGCTGACCACCTCATAAGAATACCCATCTGGGGAGAAGTAAGAAGCCTTAATCTCTCCAATGCCGCCGGAATAATTCTCTACGAGGGCTACAGGCAACTGGGAATGCCCCCTGCTCATTTCTGA